In Myripristis murdjan chromosome 5, fMyrMur1.1, whole genome shotgun sequence, the genomic stretch ATTGTCAtcttaataatattattaaattataacACAACTCAGTTTGGTGGAAATTGTTGACATAACTTGATTAGGTAAAtacaagaaattattttttttctagttgtTCTCTTTTTAAATTGCTTTTCCCTTCATGTCCCTTGCTTCCCTTCATGTCTGAACTTGTGATGGTGAGTTATTATGATGAATCTGTTTAGTAGAACGCAAAATAAATGCTGCCATTTTGATACTGAGATTTCATACAACTTGCTGCTTAATGTAATAATtgtctttttcagtttaattttacttGGTCTGTGTCatgactttttctttctttttttctgtaccCTGAGTCTCACCTCTATGCTGTTTTGTAATCTTTAAGAACACTTCAAGaaaccaaaaaagaagaaagaggaggccAATGGCACCACAGAGGCCAAGTCAAACGGAACCGAAGCCAagcccaaaaaaacaaagagcaagaaGAGCGAGGATGTGTCAGAAGACGAGAGCCCTGCCATTCAAAGTGAGCAATCTTGATGACACAATCTATCTTTTGCATAACGTATAGTTGATAACATGCAACACCAGACTCTAACTGCCTGTCCCACTATTGTTCCCCCCTTAATTGTTAAAAAGATGGAAAGAaggtgaagaaaaagaaaccagaaaagGATAAAGAAGgagcagagaaggaaaaagagaaagagcca encodes the following:
- the LOC115359153 gene encoding uncharacterized protein DDB_G0284459-like — its product is MPLQKDALREVWTHDRPQEDNAAASTLRLQEKKPKKKKEEANGTTEAKSNGTEAKPKKTKSKKSEDVSEDESPAIQNGKKVKKKKPEKDKEGAEKEKEKEPKKKAKSAPKKKKRL